A single window of Herpetosiphon gulosus DNA harbors:
- a CDS encoding nucleotidyltransferase domain-containing protein has translation MQPKLHLALGTHVVLLRKIENQAKHSVAQVVATPCEHSEYYTVRCVDGTILQLTRQDFGLRKQFNDPLLSLEQPQLAENRQWIQYRCVVGSRAYGLDTPESDTDWRGFFVPPASVHWGLASVPEQYELSETQEHYWEVQKFLNLLLRANPNALECLYTDLVEHASPLALELRAMRHKLLTSRIYQSHNSYVLAQFRLLERDLRTNGSLRWKHVMHLIRLLLSGIHALRHGELRLRHLAEHDQLMAIRAGELEWDVINRWRIALHAEFEQAYAATKLPILPDLAAANAWLLQVRRTQVD, from the coding sequence ATGCAACCTAAACTACATTTGGCGCTCGGAACCCACGTGGTGCTGTTGCGCAAAATCGAGAATCAGGCCAAACATAGCGTGGCCCAAGTGGTTGCAACACCCTGCGAGCATAGCGAATATTACACGGTGCGCTGTGTTGATGGCACAATTTTGCAACTCACCCGCCAAGATTTTGGCCTACGCAAGCAATTTAATGACCCTTTATTGAGTTTGGAGCAACCGCAACTGGCTGAAAACCGCCAATGGATTCAGTATCGTTGTGTGGTTGGCTCACGCGCTTATGGCTTGGATACGCCCGAATCGGATACTGATTGGCGTGGCTTTTTTGTGCCACCTGCATCTGTTCATTGGGGCTTGGCAAGTGTGCCCGAACAATATGAATTGAGCGAAACTCAAGAACACTATTGGGAAGTGCAAAAATTTTTGAATTTACTGTTGCGGGCCAATCCGAATGCCCTTGAATGTTTGTATACTGATCTGGTTGAGCATGCCTCGCCCTTGGCCTTGGAGCTACGCGCGATGCGCCATAAACTACTGACCAGTCGCATTTACCAAAGCCATAATAGCTATGTGTTGGCCCAATTTCGCCTGCTTGAGCGCGATTTACGCACCAACGGTAGCCTACGCTGGAAACATGTGATGCATTTGATTCGCTTGTTGCTGAGCGGCATCCATGCCTTACGCCATGGCGAATTACGTTTGCGCCACCTTGCCGAACACGATCAGCTAATGGCGATTCGGGCTGGCGAATTGGAATGGGATGTGATTAATCGTTGGCGAATTGCCCTCCATGCCGAATTTGAACAAGCCTATGCCGCAACCAAACTACCAATTTTGCCCGATCTAGCGGCGGCGAATGCTTGGTTGCTCCAAGTGCGCCGCACCCAAGTGGACTAA
- a CDS encoding 3' terminal RNA ribose 2'-O-methyltransferase Hen1 — translation MLLTLTTTHTPATDLGFILHKHPERVQTFPLPFGSAHIFYPEANDERCTIALLLEVDPVALVRGNRGGEGMLSQYVNDRPYVASSLLCVAMGDVFSSAMAGVCKKRPELVDLVLPLTVELPVVAVRAKAGLSLIQRLFEPLGYQVSAEPIAHDNPTNSYLSLKLSANLTVKQLLTHIYVLIPVLDNAKHYWIGNDEVSKLLRKGDGWLAQHPECELITTRYLRYQKSLTSAALEHLLQAVAPETTTQIEPDQEQVSEPSERQSLHAQRHSVIVQRLKASGAQRILDLGCGEGKLLRELLKDNQFNAVVGMDLSTRSLAMLQQRIERLPERQRQRLSLLHGSLLYRDARLKGFDAAAIVEVLEHLELGHLAAFEQTVFGFARPKLVLVTTPNREYNQLFPSLPADQLRHRDHRFEWTRAEFAAWAERVAASYNYRVSIEPLGPEDPYHGAPSQLGVFEDAT, via the coding sequence ATGCTACTGACATTAACGACCACCCACACGCCTGCAACCGACTTGGGCTTTATTTTGCATAAGCATCCTGAGCGGGTGCAAACCTTTCCCTTGCCCTTTGGCTCGGCCCATATTTTCTACCCCGAAGCTAACGACGAGCGCTGTACCATCGCCCTGTTGCTTGAGGTTGATCCGGTGGCATTGGTGCGCGGCAATCGTGGCGGCGAGGGCATGCTTAGCCAATATGTCAACGATCGACCGTATGTGGCTTCATCGTTGCTATGTGTGGCGATGGGTGATGTTTTTTCGAGCGCCATGGCTGGAGTTTGCAAAAAACGCCCAGAGTTGGTCGATTTGGTGTTGCCGCTAACTGTCGAGTTGCCAGTTGTGGCAGTGCGGGCGAAGGCCGGTTTAAGCTTAATTCAACGCTTGTTTGAGCCGTTGGGCTATCAGGTTAGCGCCGAGCCAATTGCGCACGATAATCCAACGAATAGCTATCTCTCACTCAAATTAAGTGCCAATCTCACGGTTAAACAACTGCTCACGCACATATATGTGCTCATCCCTGTGTTAGATAATGCTAAGCACTATTGGATTGGCAATGACGAGGTGAGCAAATTGTTACGCAAAGGCGATGGGTGGTTGGCGCAACATCCAGAATGCGAGTTGATTACAACCCGTTATTTGCGCTATCAAAAAAGCCTTACCAGTGCTGCGCTTGAGCATTTGTTGCAAGCAGTTGCGCCTGAAACAACAACCCAAATCGAGCCAGATCAGGAACAAGTGAGCGAACCAAGCGAACGTCAAAGCCTGCATGCTCAGCGCCATAGCGTGATTGTGCAACGCTTAAAAGCCAGTGGAGCACAACGAATTCTTGATTTGGGTTGTGGCGAAGGCAAGCTCTTGCGCGAATTGCTCAAAGATAATCAATTCAACGCAGTCGTCGGCATGGATTTGAGCACCCGCTCGTTGGCAATGTTGCAGCAACGGATCGAACGCTTGCCCGAACGTCAACGCCAACGCTTGAGCTTGCTGCATGGCTCATTGCTTTATCGCGATGCTCGTTTGAAAGGCTTCGATGCCGCCGCAATCGTCGAAGTTTTGGAGCATCTTGAGCTTGGGCATTTGGCGGCTTTTGAACAAACCGTGTTTGGCTTTGCCCGCCCGAAATTAGTGCTGGTGACCACGCCCAACCGTGAGTACAATCAATTGTTTCCAAGCTTGCCCGCCGACCAGCTGCGCCACCGCGATCATCGCTTTGAATGGACGCGGGCTGAGTTTGCGGCTTGGGCCGAACGGGTCGCAGCAAGTTACAACTATCGCGTCAGCATTGAGCCATTGGGGCCAGAAGATCCCTATCATGGTGCGCCGTCGCAATTGGGGGTGTTTGAAGATGCAACCTAA
- a CDS encoding STAS domain-containing protein, whose product MDLSIVRERLLQVVISLTVIIGVFGLAFMGLGTVLSNTVLLIVSSIMGVNALICGFMWYGYDNYTNTTVVWSIGASLLFSTIMLALIQPVLSTGYMFTPLIVAITGLQYISNEQKGTIVVTSISSSIVAFFAGLFSPFKEYQVLSWFVYLNAAVIIGIFIIIGFLLWQFNQRLISMIDSITESNAALALKNEILLSTNGDLKKQIELEKQLREQIADLEVPITELAHDVIYAPIVGHLDDQRIDTFREALLKRVHEQRARAVVLDVTSIAHIDTYGCGLLTQTIQTVKLLGTQVILCGISASMAMILTNLGISFGEDLRVARSPSDAMQLLGVSEKQLMLG is encoded by the coding sequence ATGGATCTCAGTATTGTGCGTGAACGCCTGTTACAGGTTGTTATTTCATTGACGGTTATCATTGGCGTATTTGGGTTAGCATTTATGGGCCTAGGAACTGTATTATCAAATACAGTTCTTTTAATAGTTAGTAGCATTATGGGAGTAAATGCGCTCATCTGTGGTTTTATGTGGTATGGTTACGATAATTATACTAATACAACCGTTGTTTGGTCGATTGGGGCAAGCTTACTATTTTCAACGATTATGTTGGCCTTGATTCAGCCAGTTTTATCAACTGGCTATATGTTTACCCCATTAATTGTGGCAATTACTGGGCTACAATATATTTCCAATGAACAAAAAGGCACGATTGTTGTCACTTCAATCAGTAGCAGTATTGTAGCTTTTTTTGCTGGCTTGTTTAGCCCATTTAAAGAATATCAAGTCTTGTCATGGTTTGTCTATCTAAATGCAGCAGTGATTATCGGGATCTTTATTATTATTGGCTTTTTGTTGTGGCAATTCAATCAGCGCCTGATTAGTATGATCGATTCGATTACTGAATCCAATGCTGCTTTGGCGCTTAAAAATGAAATTTTGCTCTCGACAAATGGTGATTTAAAAAAACAAATCGAGTTGGAAAAACAATTACGCGAGCAAATTGCTGATCTCGAAGTGCCAATTACTGAATTAGCCCACGATGTGATTTATGCGCCGATTGTTGGTCACCTCGATGATCAACGGATCGATACCTTCCGCGAAGCTTTGTTGAAACGAGTTCACGAGCAGCGTGCCCGCGCGGTTGTGCTCGATGTTACCAGCATTGCCCATATTGATACCTATGGCTGCGGTTTGCTGACTCAAACGATTCAAACGGTCAAATTACTAGGAACCCAAGTGATCCTCTGTGGGATTTCGGCCTCGATGGCGATGATTCTGACCAACTTGGGGATTTCGTTTGGCGAAGATCTGCGCGTTGCCCGTAGCCCAAGCGATGCAATGCAATTGCTTGGTGTCAGCGAAAAGCAGTTGATGCTTGGCTAA
- the pabB gene encoding aminodeoxychorismate synthase component I gives MSAIYGRFDFADATGQPQALEFRQPLAIYQATTSAEVLPTIQAAQSAAQAGAYVIGYVSYEAAVAFDSALQSYPPAALPLVWFAAFAAPQVVEPTAQQYQLSPWQPTISLEHYRQAIAAIHAAIAQGETYQVNYTLRLRAEFSGDPLAFYHDLRAAQAANYCAYLNLGEYQILSASPELFFDWRDQRLTTKPMKGTAPRGRWPEEDQRLARQLLASEKNRAENLMIVDLLRNDLGRVAAIGSVGVPRLFELERYRTVWQLTSTVAAKTKPNTSLLDILQALFPCGSITGAPKVKTMELIRQFEADPRAVYCGAIGILRPDGSATFNVAIRTVWIDQQRQQAEYGVGGGITWDSQADDEYAEAQLKAQLLTERWPQFDLIETLRWDGQRYWLLEQHLRRLHDSAAYFGFIYDQTAVLNALNQHSHGCSTALRVRLNLTYAGEISIASSPLIATADGQKVSLAATAVNSQNRFLYHKTTNRRLYDEYSQQSPADFDVLLWNEHGQLTEFTRGNLVLELDGQRWTPPVEVGLLAGTYRAELLQQRAIQERTLVLADLWAASKIWMINSVRGWVLVELTTTEVTISGE, from the coding sequence GTGAGTGCGATTTATGGGCGTTTTGATTTCGCCGATGCAACTGGTCAGCCCCAAGCGTTGGAGTTTCGTCAACCCTTGGCAATCTACCAAGCGACGACCAGCGCCGAGGTGCTTCCGACGATTCAAGCCGCTCAGTCAGCGGCGCAAGCAGGGGCATATGTGATTGGCTATGTGAGCTACGAGGCGGCAGTGGCCTTTGATTCGGCCCTGCAATCGTATCCGCCAGCAGCGTTGCCGTTGGTCTGGTTTGCAGCCTTTGCTGCGCCCCAAGTGGTTGAACCGACGGCGCAGCAGTATCAACTCTCACCGTGGCAACCGACAATTAGCCTTGAACACTATCGCCAAGCGATCGCGGCGATTCATGCGGCGATTGCCCAAGGCGAAACCTATCAAGTTAACTATACCTTGCGGTTACGAGCCGAGTTTAGCGGCGATCCACTGGCCTTTTATCATGATTTACGGGCGGCTCAAGCTGCCAATTATTGTGCCTACCTCAATCTTGGCGAGTATCAAATTCTCTCAGCTTCGCCCGAACTCTTTTTCGATTGGCGCGATCAACGGTTGACCACCAAACCAATGAAGGGCACGGCTCCGCGCGGGCGTTGGCCCGAAGAAGATCAACGCTTGGCGCGTCAATTATTGGCCTCGGAGAAAAATCGCGCCGAAAACTTGATGATTGTTGATCTATTGCGTAACGACTTGGGACGAGTTGCGGCGATTGGCAGCGTTGGCGTGCCACGTTTATTCGAACTCGAGCGCTATCGCACGGTTTGGCAGCTGACCTCAACCGTAGCCGCCAAAACCAAGCCCAACACCAGCCTACTCGATATTCTGCAAGCGCTCTTTCCCTGTGGCTCGATCACTGGTGCACCCAAAGTCAAAACCATGGAACTGATTCGCCAATTCGAGGCTGATCCACGGGCGGTCTATTGTGGGGCAATTGGCATATTGCGGCCTGATGGCAGCGCCACCTTTAATGTAGCAATTCGCACCGTCTGGATCGACCAACAACGCCAGCAGGCCGAATATGGTGTGGGCGGCGGCATTACCTGGGATTCGCAGGCCGATGACGAATATGCTGAAGCCCAACTCAAAGCCCAATTATTGACCGAGCGCTGGCCCCAATTTGATCTGATTGAGACCCTACGTTGGGATGGTCAGCGTTACTGGTTGCTTGAGCAGCATTTACGGCGTTTGCACGATTCGGCGGCCTACTTTGGCTTTATCTACGACCAAACAGCCGTGCTAAATGCACTCAATCAGCATAGCCATGGCTGCTCAACTGCGCTGCGAGTACGTTTGAACCTCACCTATGCGGGTGAGATTAGCATTGCTAGCAGTCCATTAATTGCGACCGCTGATGGCCAAAAGGTTAGTTTAGCTGCTACGGCGGTTAACTCCCAGAACCGCTTCCTATACCACAAAACGACTAACCGCAGATTGTATGACGAATACTCCCAACAATCCCCCGCAGATTTTGATGTATTACTGTGGAATGAGCATGGACAATTGACCGAATTTACCAGAGGCAACCTCGTGCTTGAACTTGATGGCCAGCGTTGGACTCCCCCAGTCGAAGTTGGCTTATTGGCCGGAACCTATCGTGCCGAATTATTGCAACAACGAGCAATCCAAGAACGTACTTTAGTCCTAGCCGATCTTTGGGCGGCCAGCAAAATTTGGATGATTAACAGTGTTCGCGGCTGGGTATTAGTTGAGTTAACTACTACAGAAGTTACCATTTCAGGCGAATAA
- the trpC gene encoding indole-3-glycerol phosphate synthase TrpC, with amino-acid sequence MTATILDQIFAHKRTEVERQKLKIPQAKLEQQLGTAPKPRSLRQALRQPDRISLIAEVKKASPSKGVFLENFNPTELAETYASNGAAAISVLTDVRFFQGSLIYLRSIHEHLDKLGYATPLLRKDFLYDPYQIYEARVSGADAILLIVGMLDDQTLHELYQLTYGLGMEALVEVHTEDEMTRAQALQAQIIGINNRDLHSFSVDLATTQRVSASLPAIGDPQRPVLVAESGIHGPEVLPTLREWGVDAILVGESIVLAPDHAAHVRALSQNEHRA; translated from the coding sequence ATGACTGCGACAATTCTAGATCAGATTTTTGCCCATAAACGCACCGAGGTCGAGCGCCAAAAATTGAAGATTCCCCAAGCGAAACTTGAACAACAACTTGGTACTGCCCCAAAGCCGCGCAGCTTGCGCCAAGCCCTGCGCCAACCTGATCGGATTAGCTTGATCGCCGAGGTCAAAAAGGCTAGTCCATCCAAAGGGGTCTTTTTAGAGAATTTCAACCCAACTGAGCTAGCTGAAACCTACGCCAGCAATGGGGCGGCGGCGATTTCGGTGTTAACTGATGTGCGCTTTTTCCAAGGCAGCTTAATCTATTTACGCTCAATTCATGAGCATCTCGATAAATTAGGCTATGCCACGCCCTTGTTGCGCAAAGATTTTCTCTACGATCCCTACCAAATTTATGAGGCCCGCGTATCGGGAGCCGATGCAATTTTGTTGATTGTGGGCATGCTCGATGATCAAACGCTGCATGAGTTGTATCAATTAACCTATGGCTTGGGCATGGAAGCCTTGGTCGAGGTACATACTGAGGATGAGATGACCCGTGCTCAGGCGCTCCAGGCTCAAATCATTGGCATCAACAACCGCGATTTGCATAGTTTTAGCGTTGATCTTGCTACCACCCAACGGGTTAGCGCTAGTTTGCCTGCAATCGGCGATCCTCAGCGGCCTGTGTTGGTCGCCGAAAGTGGCATCCATGGTCCTGAGGTGCTGCCAACCTTGCGCGAATGGGGCGTTGATGCCATTCTCGTGGGCGAATCGATTGTGCTGGCCCCCGATCATGCGGCCCACGTCCGCGCCTTGAGCCAGAACGAACATAGAGCGTAG
- a CDS encoding carbonic anhydrase, producing MSEFPDENIDRRLLDAIRGRASMEDIANLRGPEVDTPAAAIEALKQGNERFFSGETQRTVVSVNQRRSQIISQTPFAVILGCSDSRVPPQMIFDRNLGDLFVVRVAGQIVDPATQGSIEYAISHLKCKLIVVMGHEGCGAVKAALASDEQIAKESANIRYLIEQIRPVCERLPAIRDEKARMREAVTQHVRAQVARLRQNPVVQTFEAAGTIAVIGAYYEIGSGAVDFFISPEELAVD from the coding sequence ATGTCCGAGTTTCCTGATGAGAATATTGATCGCCGCCTGCTTGATGCGATTCGTGGGCGAGCCTCAATGGAAGATATTGCCAACCTACGCGGGCCTGAGGTTGATACACCAGCAGCGGCAATTGAGGCCTTGAAACAGGGCAACGAACGCTTTTTTAGCGGCGAAACCCAACGCACGGTGGTCAGTGTCAATCAACGCCGTTCGCAAATTATTAGTCAAACGCCATTTGCGGTAATTCTGGGCTGCTCGGATAGCCGCGTGCCGCCACAAATGATTTTTGATCGTAATTTGGGCGATTTGTTTGTGGTGCGGGTGGCAGGCCAGATTGTTGATCCAGCCACTCAAGGCAGCATCGAATATGCGATCTCGCATCTTAAGTGCAAATTGATTGTGGTGATGGGCCATGAAGGCTGTGGCGCGGTCAAGGCTGCCTTGGCTAGTGACGAACAGATTGCCAAAGAATCGGCCAACATTCGCTACCTGATCGAACAAATTCGACCAGTTTGTGAGCGCTTGCCAGCGATTCGCGACGAAAAAGCTCGCATGCGCGAGGCCGTGACCCAGCATGTTCGCGCCCAAGTCGCTCGTTTACGCCAAAATCCGGTTGTCCAAACCTTCGAGGCGGCTGGCACAATTGCGGTGATTGGGGCATATTATGAAATTGGCAGTGGCGCTGTCGATTTCTTTATCAGCCCCGAAGAACTGGCGGTTGATTAG
- a CDS encoding cyanophycinase, which yields MPSPVPDGHVRGALLPIGGAMDLQRRRLILLRFFELAGGSNARIVVIPTASELPDGGREYLEVFGKLGVASVELLPVRERINANDPQASEIIAQATGIFMTGGNQLKLTAVLGGTPVATAIRRANARGVPVAGTSAGASAMSAHMIAYGAKGLVPRYGMVQFGPGLGLTNRVVLDQHFGARHRLGRLIAAVSFNPYLIGLGLDENTAAEIDDDHLMQVIGEGSVTVVDGAGITYSNIHQLKVGQKEAIVGVKLHVLTHGWSYDLIKREVIPPVVMPALSVAPSLEQPAADPEI from the coding sequence ATGCCTTCGCCAGTGCCAGATGGACACGTTCGCGGTGCGTTGCTGCCAATTGGCGGCGCAATGGATTTGCAGCGCAGACGGTTAATTTTATTACGTTTTTTTGAGCTTGCAGGCGGCTCCAACGCCCGCATCGTGGTTATTCCTACCGCCTCGGAATTGCCTGATGGTGGCCGCGAATACCTTGAGGTGTTTGGCAAATTAGGCGTTGCCAGCGTCGAATTATTGCCAGTTCGCGAACGGATCAATGCCAATGATCCGCAAGCAAGCGAGATTATTGCCCAAGCAACTGGAATTTTTATGACCGGCGGCAATCAATTGAAGCTCACGGCGGTGCTTGGTGGCACACCTGTTGCCACAGCTATTCGGCGAGCTAACGCGCGGGGGGTTCCGGTGGCGGGCACGAGTGCGGGCGCTTCGGCGATGAGTGCCCATATGATCGCCTATGGGGCCAAAGGGCTAGTGCCACGCTATGGCATGGTGCAATTTGGGCCAGGGCTTGGGCTAACCAATCGGGTTGTGCTTGATCAACACTTTGGCGCTCGCCATCGGCTGGGGCGTTTGATCGCGGCAGTCAGCTTTAATCCATATCTGATTGGGCTGGGTCTTGATGAAAATACTGCCGCTGAGATCGATGATGATCATCTGATGCAGGTGATTGGTGAAGGCTCGGTGACGGTGGTTGATGGCGCTGGTATTACCTATAGCAATATTCATCAGCTCAAAGTTGGCCAAAAAGAGGCCATCGTTGGCGTGAAATTGCATGTGCTGACCCATGGTTGGTCGTATGATCTGATCAAACGTGAGGTGATTCCGCCAGTGGTGATGCCTGCGCTGTCAGTTGCCCCCAGCCTCGAACAGCCAGCCGCCGACCCAGAGATTTAG
- the cphA gene encoding cyanophycin synthetase, with the protein MKILDTRVYRGPNYWLYKPAINMTVDLEELEAYPTHLLGDFVDRLLALVPSLDDHHCSLGRPGGFVERLRDGTWLGHVLEHLALELQCLAGTYVTQGKTRGTGQDGQYFVIFQYGQEDVGIEAANLALRLIQFLLPENLPSAMPAGERATFDLVREKEDLARMAVRLAFGPSTASLVKAAEERGIPWLRLNEHSLVQFGHGKYQKRIQATITSQTSHIGVEVAQDKQLTNKLLEDAGLPVPRQRVVRSAEGAVQAARRLRYPLVVKPLDASHGRGISIGLTTEEEVQVAFAQAQEYRSYVIVEELVPGSDHRVLVINGEVVAVSERVPGHVVGDGQHTVAELVEIVNSDPRRGVGHENVLTKLEIDHQAERCMEKAGVSLETVLEAGQVLYLRSTGNLSTGGTAIDRTDMIHYENAQIAIRAAKIVGLDVAGIDFIIPDISRPVSEVGGGIVEVNAAPGFRMHVAPSEGTPRDAAGPVIDMLFPAGTPSRIPLAALTGTNGKTTTARMTGHILKMAGYHVGMTSTDGIYIDGERVLRGDMTGPKSARMVLRDPTVDAAVLETARGGILREGLGYDEVDVGAILNISADHLGLRGIDTLEEMAKVKSLIIEVIKRDGWAVLNADDPLVAKLVSRTRAKPFYFSFDPANPLVREQVQVGGRAIVVEKGVNGDMVTLYDKGRHIPLLWTHLIPATLEGRAKFNVANAMAAAALAYSLGISIENIRQGLRTFTTSFYQTPGRLNVFDEHPFRVILDYGHNPAAVSNLIDVVRQLPREGKAICVISVPGDRRDVDAREIGRLLGAGVFDQIIIKEDTSLRGRKEGEMPGYIREGLAEAGFAESNIHYTRHEREAIAMALDGAQRGDLVMVFADEPTDAWKQIIYWGKPRDAQSKVGGVI; encoded by the coding sequence ATGAAAATTCTCGACACGCGCGTCTATCGTGGGCCTAACTATTGGTTGTATAAGCCAGCGATCAACATGACGGTTGATCTTGAGGAGCTTGAGGCTTATCCAACCCATTTGTTGGGTGATTTTGTTGATCGCTTGTTGGCGCTCGTGCCCAGCCTCGACGATCATCATTGTTCGTTGGGGCGACCAGGTGGCTTTGTGGAGCGGCTGCGCGATGGTACATGGCTGGGCCATGTGTTGGAGCATTTGGCGCTTGAGTTGCAATGTTTGGCCGGCACCTACGTAACCCAAGGTAAAACTCGTGGCACAGGCCAAGATGGCCAGTATTTTGTAATTTTTCAGTATGGTCAAGAGGATGTTGGGATCGAGGCCGCCAATCTGGCGCTGCGTTTGATTCAATTTTTGTTGCCCGAAAACTTGCCTTCAGCCATGCCCGCTGGGGAACGGGCCACCTTTGATTTGGTGCGCGAGAAAGAAGATTTGGCGCGGATGGCGGTGCGTTTGGCTTTTGGCCCCTCAACTGCATCGTTGGTCAAGGCTGCCGAGGAGCGTGGGATTCCATGGCTGCGCTTGAATGAGCATTCGTTGGTGCAATTTGGCCATGGTAAATATCAAAAACGGATTCAAGCTACGATTACCTCGCAAACCAGCCATATCGGGGTCGAAGTGGCCCAAGATAAGCAATTGACTAATAAATTGCTCGAAGATGCTGGTTTGCCTGTGCCTCGTCAGCGGGTGGTACGCTCAGCTGAGGGTGCGGTGCAAGCAGCGCGACGCTTGCGTTATCCTTTGGTGGTCAAACCCTTGGATGCCTCGCATGGCCGTGGGATTTCGATTGGCCTGACTACTGAAGAAGAAGTCCAAGTTGCCTTTGCCCAAGCCCAAGAATATCGCTCGTATGTGATTGTTGAAGAACTAGTGCCAGGCAGCGATCATCGGGTTTTGGTGATTAATGGCGAGGTCGTGGCAGTTTCCGAGCGTGTACCTGGCCATGTGGTTGGCGATGGCCAACATACAGTGGCTGAATTGGTCGAGATCGTCAATAGCGATCCACGGCGCGGGGTTGGTCACGAAAATGTCTTGACCAAACTGGAGATCGATCATCAAGCTGAGCGCTGCATGGAAAAAGCTGGAGTCAGCTTAGAAACAGTGCTTGAAGCAGGCCAAGTGTTGTATTTGCGCTCAACAGGCAACCTCTCAACTGGCGGTACGGCAATCGATCGCACCGATATGATTCACTATGAAAATGCCCAAATTGCGATTCGCGCCGCCAAAATTGTCGGCTTGGATGTCGCGGGCATCGATTTTATTATTCCCGATATCAGCCGTCCGGTTAGTGAGGTTGGCGGCGGGATTGTTGAAGTTAATGCAGCGCCCGGCTTTCGCATGCACGTTGCACCATCCGAGGGCACGCCGCGCGATGCAGCAGGCCCAGTGATCGATATGCTATTTCCGGCAGGTACACCAAGCCGTATTCCGCTGGCAGCATTAACTGGCACCAACGGCAAAACCACCACCGCTCGCATGACTGGGCATATTCTCAAGATGGCGGGCTATCATGTTGGCATGACCAGCACCGATGGGATTTATATCGATGGTGAACGGGTGCTGCGCGGCGATATGACTGGCCCCAAATCGGCGCGGATGGTCTTGCGCGATCCGACGGTTGATGCTGCTGTGCTTGAAACTGCACGGGGTGGTATTTTACGCGAAGGCTTGGGCTACGACGAAGTTGATGTTGGCGCGATTCTTAATATTAGCGCCGATCACCTTGGCCTGCGTGGCATCGATACGCTCGAAGAAATGGCCAAAGTTAAATCGCTAATCATCGAAGTGATCAAGCGTGATGGTTGGGCCGTGTTGAATGCCGATGATCCGCTGGTAGCAAAATTGGTATCGCGTACTCGCGCCAAGCCCTTCTACTTCAGCTTTGATCCAGCCAATCCCTTGGTGCGTGAGCAAGTCCAAGTGGGCGGGCGGGCAATCGTGGTCGAAAAAGGGGTCAATGGCGATATGGTGACACTCTACGATAAGGGCCGCCATATTCCGCTGTTATGGACGCACTTGATTCCGGCAACCTTGGAAGGTCGAGCCAAATTCAATGTTGCCAATGCCATGGCCGCTGCGGCGCTAGCCTATAGCTTGGGCATCAGTATTGAAAACATTCGCCAAGGCTTGCGAACCTTCACCACCTCGTTCTACCAAACGCCTGGGCGCTTGAATGTCTTTGATGAACATCCCTTCCGCGTGATTTTGGATTATGGGCATAATCCGGCAGCGGTCAGCAACTTGATCGATGTAGTGCGTCAATTGCCACGCGAAGGCAAGGCGATCTGTGTGATCTCAGTGCCTGGCGATCGGCGCGATGTTGATGCGCGTGAGATTGGACGCTTGCTCGGGGCAGGGGTTTTTGATCAGATTATCATCAAAGAAGACACCAGTTTGCGAGGCCGTAAAGAGGGCGAAATGCCTGGCTATATTCGCGAGGGTTTAGCCGAGGCAGGCTTTGCTGAGAGCAATATTCACTATACTCGTCACGAGCGCGAGGCGATTGCCATGGCCTTAGATGGCGCACAGCGTGGCGATTTGGTGATGGTTTTTGCCGATGAGCCAACCGATGCTTGGAAACAAATTATTTATTGGGGCAAGCCGCGCGATGCTCAAAGTAAGGTTGGGGGCGTAATTTAG